From the Brachyhypopomus gauderio isolate BG-103 unplaced genomic scaffold, BGAUD_0.2 sc37, whole genome shotgun sequence genome, the window TCAAAGTGGGGAACACAGACCATAAACATGTGACCATATCACACATCATCATGACTGGCCACTCTCATTAGAAAGGCGTGGACCGGGTCGGAGAGTTGCCCAAACCCCAGTTACCACAGGGAGGCACTGCAGGGGAAAACCCCAGGGCTCATGACAGAAAGGCCTGTAAAAGGTCCCAGAGTGATGTGTCTTGTTATAGAataaatagaatagaatagcaCTTCAGTATCGAGTGGAAAGTCCCGCAGTGTCCAAGGCCACCAGAACTGACCTCCAGATCTATTAGAGGAAAATAGCATTTACAGGAAAATAAGTAATTTACAGTTTACTTTTACAAGTAAAATTTACAGACACTGAAATAACACTGTCGCAAATCACTTATGAATGTCTCTGAGAAATAACCAGTGTGTTAGTGATACCCAGTCTTTCTCAAGAAGTCAGGGATAAAATATAGTCATCACTGCCACAGGGAGGGAACTAGTAATAGGACCTAATGTCTGCACATACTGGAAAATAAAATTGGTTACATAGATTACTGATTAAGGTCAGGGTAAGTTTAGGGGCTAGAACAAATGctcaaatgtgcacacacacaagctcaagCGGCCTTAACGGTTTGTAGATCTGTTAGAACTCACTCCAGTGCATTTGCTCAGAActtgaaaactaaaaaattaGGATTGGGAAATGCACAATGCATCGAGGCAACAGATAATCTGTGGGATCTTTTTCAATCTCATAAACTGATTAAACTCATGAGTTGACCAGCAGTATGTTaaaaacacaggaacacagCGGTCCTGTACACAAGCCAAGAGTGTGGTTATGTGCAATTACAACCTGAAAGAAGATGAGAAAGGCCTGGTCCTGGTTTAAAAACAATCCCCAGACTTTGAGCTGAAGATCATGGTGTGTGGAAATGCTGAATACGCAAGAAATGATATGTGTAGTGGCGTTTTTCCCTGAGCAGTCCAGAAAAGTGGGGGAAGCTGTAAATAATAACAAGAAATGTAATGTGTGGTGCAAAAGATAACACACTACCGCGACTTATTCTAAGTATCGCTTCCAGTACCTGGTAAAGGGAAACAGATTGCGACTATACAGCGCCATCTAGTGGATGTAGCATCAATCAACTTTCGCCTAAGAACGTCCGTGTCTCCTGAGCATGCGCAGAGACGAGCCGGCCTTCATAGGGGGGTAAACATGTCTGCCTCCACTGTTGGTGTCTCTGCACGCTGGATATCTAAAACGTTTGCTCGGCTCACTACGACTTGTTCGCCTTTCACGTCCTCTCGGACCGGGGATGTCCGTGGGCTCACGATAAAGCGATGTCGTTACTGTAGTCCAGGGCTCGGTACGAGTCTTTTGAGAGACGACGACGGCGTGACATTGAGAGAATTGTCAGGTGGGGTAAAAGGACATTACGGCACTGTCAATGTTGTCTTAACCTAATGTTACTCAGTCTTTAACATTCTTCCGCCCGTTTGTCTGTGTGTACttagaaataatgttttgatTACTTGGACTCGAAAGCAGTGGATGATGCAAGTGCTTATAAATACAAAGTTACGGATGCTAGACCCCAAGAGTTTCTGGAGTAACCAAGTTCGCGTTTTGCCCAAGTTAGGATGTCTACTAGACGCTGACAGCTGCACTTATTGTAACATTCATATTAAATAACATGTCATTTACCTTTTAAAGGTTTTTTGAAACTTTTCCCCCTTAAATTTGACAGTATGCAGACACCGTTAGGCTATATTTTGAAACGACCCCACAGCTGTATAGATATTTTATCAATAGTTTTAATCATGTTCATAGTAATTTAATCTGTCTATGGGTAtgcagttgtgtctgtgtgggcgCCACTTggcagtgtgtgtttatgaatgaATGACAGAATGCACACATTACTACTGAGAACAATGTCTTGGTACATCTTCCTGTTTTTGAAATTGATTTGAAATTTGAAATGAaatttgaaatgtgccatattttgtcaattgtgaatttacaccccaatcgaaatttgtcctccacatttacccatctgtgtaattagaacatacacacaaacacacactagtgaaacTATTGTTTTAACAGGGCTCAATAGCCTCAGTGTTTCCGGCTCCCGCTCCTTTCACAACAGTGCTCTGCGCCACGAGCAGCAGGACTTTTACAGTGTGCTGGGGATCCCGCGTACCGCCACGCAGAAAGAGATCAAGAAGGCTTACTACCAGGTAATATGGAGAGTCTCTCACAAATCTACTCTAATCATATTCGAGGGGGATAAGTCGGATATCACATAATTCGAGATCAAGTGAGATTTGAACATTTCTCTTTTCACAGTTGGCTAAAAAATACCACCCCGACACAAACCCAGACGACCCACAGGCCAAAGAGAAGTTTGCCAGGCTGGCGGAAGCATACGAAGTAAGACATGCACCTTGAGCGCCTTGCCTTTGTGTGGACAGAGAAATATAATATGTTACCTGTATGATCTCTCCTGCGGAGTCACATAGAGCTTGACCTTTCATTCATTAATAAattcttgtatgtgtgtgtgcgcctttTCGTGTGCACAGGTTCTGAGTGACGAGGTAAAGAGGACGCAGTATGACACGTATGGCTCGGCAGGTCCGAGTGGAAGAGGGGCGGAGCAGCAGTACTGGAGGGGCGGAGCTACCATGGACCCTGAAGAGCTCTTCCGGAAGATTTTCGGGGACTTTGCTGGTGCACGTGGCTTCGGAGACTTCAGCTCCTTGTTCGAGCAGCCACCAGAGGTCAGCTACAAGCCCCAGAAACAGCAGATCTCTAAACCTTCTCCACAGACTGGAATACTGTACATATGCTTTAGAGTTGAGGATTAGCAGTAGGATTTAGGATTAttattagcagtagtagtacAAATAGTAGTAGTCTCACTTTCTCAAAGAAAAACGGGATGGTTTGTGCTCACATTTGATTCTACCAGTCCTTGTTTTCTCactgatcgtgtgtgtgtgtgtgtgtgtgtgtgtgtgtgtgtgtgtagtttgtgaTGGAGCTGACATTCACTCAGGCAGCAAAGGGAGTGAACAAGGAGATCACGGTGAACTTGGAGGACAGCTGCCCACGGTGCGAGGGCGAAGGTCACGAGCCAGGCACCAAGGTCACACCCTGCCACTACTGTGGCGGCACAGGCGTGGTGAGCTCACCggggcaacagtcaagtcatagGTCACGAAGCTGGCGGGCAGTGATGAGATGTCAAGACCGCTAAAACCACCGTGATCAGAAACGGTGCTCAGTTCAGAGTCGTCTTCTACGTCTTACCTGATTTATTTGTGTCGTTGTCGGCGTTTGTGTGTAGGAGTCTCTAAACACGGGCCCGTTCATGATGCGCTCCCCCTGTCGACGTTGCGGTGGACGGGGCTCCATCATGATCACGCCCTGCGTGATGTGCAGAGGAACCGGCCAGACGAAGCAGAGGCAAACCGTCACGGTGCGAGTGCCTGCGGGTCAGTGCTGTGTGTCGACGTCTTTACCGACAGTACAGCGATAAAGACGCAGTCAAACGTGAAACCCGTATGTTTTAGGCGTGGACGACGGGCAGACGGTGCGAGTGCCTCTTGGGAAGAGGGAGATCCACGTCACGTTCAGAGTGAGTGTCCTGTGGCCCACAACACCTCCATCAGTGCTCCAGGACGCTcctggtttcccctcgtctggaCCTGgactgcacataaacacacaagaaCAGATGTCGTTATTGACCGTCCCCAACACCGTACAGGCTTATAACAAATGTGGTGAATCGAGCAAGCATGTGGCATCATTTAAACAATCACTGTCTCATTCCTAATATGTAGGCAGTACATGGATTATATGGAGGTTAATCTGGGTTTGATGGAAAGTTTCTAATTATCAGTGTTAAGTCTGTTTCCAACAAACAATTCGAGGTACTTTTCACTCAAAACGTATAGTTCAGTTACTCTTCTCTACTCCCCCTAGTGGTAACAGCCATTACAACACCAGTTGGTTTAAATtgttaaaatatttacataatgTGTGCAATTCAGTTAATTTGTGGATGTGCACTGCAGGTCCAGAGGAGTCCCGTATTTCGGCGCAACGGCGCAGATATCCACTCTGACGCGATGATCTCAGTGGCTCAGGCTGTCCTGGGGGGTGTGGCTCGTACCCAGGGCCTCTACAGCACCATCGACATCATGGTGAGATGTGAAGAGAAACAGGGAGAATGAGCGAGATCTAAAGCTACATTATAAAGCAAAGTAAAAACAACTATTTGGATAATTGGGACCCTGAAACTAAAGTTAAGAGTAAATTAGTGCTATGGGGCCCACAGAAAAGGTGAATAGACATCTACTTACTGATATTAGCCAAGTATGGGCTCAGTGACCATAGAAcagggcagacactgaaggacCTAGCTGCCCAAAGAAGACAGAATATGTGCTCACTGCATGACGGGTGAGCTGAAGACAGGTATGCACTTTCtcctgtaaaatgtaaaaacctACAAGGTGGTTTcacataaaaaatacaaaatacgaTCATTTCAATAATAGCAATTCAAGGATTTCAATAATAGCAATAATACCATTCAATAATAATCTCGACTTGAGAGTGTGAATGAAAGAGTAAAAAGCTTTGTGCTTCCTGCAGATCCCTGCTGGGATTCAAATGGACCAGACGATCCGGTTGTCCGGCAAGGGAATCGCGCGCATGGGCGGTGGTGGATACGGTGACCACTACGTCCACATCAAAGTCCGAGTGCCCAAGTGAGCATcttaaatacacagaaacaTGCTGTTTGTTTGCCTCTACCTTGGATAAGACACACGCTACCtgaaactacacacactctgagTACCAGCAGGGTGCGCTGTAGAGCATTAGTCCCTTTTTTCAGACCTTCAACTTGATCAAATCAGGGCTTCCCCTGCACAAGGCTTGGTTTTTCCACGCCATTGGTTCCTGAACTAAAGTGTTTGTGGCGTGTGCACCTGACAGGAAGCTGACTCGCAGACAGCGGGAGCTCATGCTGAGTTTCGCCCAGGAAGAGACGGATGTAGAGGGCACCGTGAACGGAGTCGTCCGGCCGCCCCCAGGTACAGAGGGGCATGTGCATCTTCCCCTACAGCCTGGTTTCTCTACCGGTGCATGGATCTGGAAAGTGAACCTAGCAATGTCCTGACGTTGAAGATGCCCAATAAAGATTTTTGGTCTGTTCCTTTATGTGCATAGGGAGCTCtcagtgtgcaggagaagaacCTTCAGCAGAGCAGAATGGAGAAGAGGACCAGCCTGAGAAGGAGGAGTCAGGATTCATCTCCAGACTGAAGAAGATGTTCTCGTGAAGATCCAGCAGGATGGAGCCCTCAGCACACAGCACTCTACTGCGGCACAGGGCAGCTTCCGTGTCATCTGCCGAGATTAGCCGCCGTCTCGTGGCTGGGCCGCGGTCgtctgctgtgattggctgccgtCTCACGGCTGGGTCGTCTGCTGTGAACCAACCCTAGGAGCCTGGATGTTGTTCCAGCTCAGCTGTCTGGGGAAATACAAAgcagatggagggagggagggagagaaggggacaggagagaggagagaggagagaggagagaggaccaACATCCAGGAGAACACTGGAGAGCTGCTTCTCACACAGTGGGCTTATGCTAATGAAACGCTGCTAACAAGTTCTGAGGAGCGAAGACTTGAACCGATGGTCATTAATGAATGTGCTGACTGCTAACAGACTAATTAATCATTTTTTGACACCAGCATCACCAGAATTGAAGTACCGTGCGTGGTGATTTCCATCATCATTAAAACACGTCAAAGTCACAGTACTGTAAGAGTCAAAAACTGATTTGTTATTGATGAACGATCTCCAGCCCAGTTCCTCGATGCTGTGAGTGATGTGTGCACATTTTCATACAAAGAAATGTATGTGACCATGAAACTGATCTTCATCAACTTTCTCAAACATTTCTTTATTGACATGGAGCTGTGCAcaaaaagtatttaaaaaatcACTGATAGTCATACAGTTACATAGTAGTCCATCCGTACTTTGGACTGTCTGGTTTAAATAGGTACCCACATCTTACCCACAACGCTCTCTGAAGATTTGGGTGCACTTGGTCCATTTTAAAATTGACCCTGCATACAATGTCATGTGCTGATCAATAGACAATATAAAAAATTAGTGAATTTACACATACTTTGGCTATAATGATTCATTACACCTTTACTCCGTCATTTTCTCTCTAAGTTGCTGTAGCTGTTCCTTGTACTCCAAAATCCTCCCTCTGTCCAGCTCGTCTtcctcctttctcttcctcctcatctgtTCTACCAAGTCCTGAAGGCTCTGTTTAAAGATGTACGACCCTACTTCCGTCACCCCTGCCTCCCCGCACGCCCCCCCTCTCGTCTCTCGCTCGTCCTTGGGGAAGTGGGGTTCACGTTTAAACTCTTCTTTCCCCGTCTGACCCTCTGGGGTGAAGGTCATTCCGGTGGGCTTTTCCTCTGCCTCCACCTCTCCGTTGACGTTCTCCATCTCCTGCAAGAGCTCCGAAACCAGTGCGTGGTCCACTTTGGCAGTGTTAACCAGGTGGAAATGGCCCCCACATTGTTCTACGATCAGTTCCAAGAGCCCCCCTTCCTGCAGAACGCAATGCTTAGGCTGCTCGACATGGATCCCATCTTCATGGGTGACCAGGACAATTAAGGGCTCGTGTGAGACTTTATCCAGCATGTGACTCAGCATGTGTGACCTGCCTGTGGGCTTCTTGACGTTCCAACTGAGTGGCACCACCAGCAGGAAGACCACAGTCGATTCTGGGAGCTCTTCGCACACATTGGCGATGCCACTCATCACTTTCTCATCCCTCTCCTGCTTGCCTGTCAAGCCAGGCGTGTCCACCACGGTGACCGCTCGGGACGAGATCTCGCCGTGCTCTCTCCGACACACACTCGTCTTGCCTCCAGTTTCAAATGCCTTCCTGCCCAAGATACTGTTTCCCAGTGAACTCTTTCCAGAGTTATTTGGGCCAATCAGAACCAGCTGCAGCGTGCTGTTCCTGCCTGCACtcttacctacacacacagacagtcacAAACTACATTATGCAGCTTCTACATTATGGATCAACACTTCTAAGACATATAACACACTAAAAGTCAGGAGTCTTTTTTCATGTGCATTAAGTGCTTATTGTTCTCAGAGATTATTAGGTTTTTAAGCTCATGATGTTGTTTCTTGCATAGTGATTGTTCTTCAATGAAACACCCTTTCAAATTAGACTATAAGTACCCGAGATTCTCATGAGTCACTTTTCAtgagtctaagtcaagtctcgcggctctggataagagtccAAATCATGTTCCCCTGAGGAATATCTTGTTTATTCTCACTATTTACAGTTTATAGTCGGATTTATTTATGAGGTTGTTAAGTCagttttctctcacacacacacaaacactatatGTACCAATATATAGGTCCGTTATACCTCCAAAAGGATTTTTAACACATTTTCACACAAGTTAATACTCACAATCCCAAGTATGTTGTCTCAGGAGCTGTCCTCTTGAGCCCTGTATGTACGTAAAAAATGAACCTAGATACAGCCACCATCATAGCAGCACCATCtttgttttaaaaaatgaataaaacccCAGCAGAGGAGAAATTTGGAATAGAATGCAATGCCTTTTGAAGAGTCGAAGTTaaaattgagttttttttttttatttctataTTATTTGAGAGAAAGTTCTTACCTGCGGGAGTTTAGGGATTGACCCAGTTTGTCCCATGCTGAAAGGACAGTGTTTCTTTGCTAGCCTGTTTGCTAACATGGCTATCAGCACAGCAGCTGGTTCATTTTATAGGGAAGTGGTGCCCTTTGAACAGGGCTTTACCAGCCACTTACCAATAACTATGCTCTGTAGCTTTTAAACAACAAGTTTAGAGTTAGTGTTAACACAACCAAGTGATGGCAAACACAGTAAAGCAGTGAAATGAGTTAACAGTTATTCATATAGTTTaacttttgcttttattttaaagtTTAAAAGCTTATTTTAAAGTTTAAAAGCTTTTATAACTTTTTGAGGCAAATGTACTCAGAAACACACCCATCCGCACCACTATTTTAATTCACTTAAAAGGTAAAAGTACAGTCACCAAAAATGGACTCTGTTTCTGCTGACAGGCAGCTGTTGTGTTTACAGCAGGTTGTTGTCCCCACCACAGGAATGGGGACACTTCCTTACAGCTGTTTTCATGTGAGACTTCTTTACAAGGGTTTATTATCCGCCTTATACAGCTCATAGTACAGCAGTCTGTTTTAGTTTAACTCTGACCAGGGAATCATTTagattatttattattgttatatttGATTGTTAGATTACTGGATTAAATTAGAGCAAGTGGAACACAAGCAGGGTCACATGCAGATTAAGAGCGTCCTCCTATATGTTGAGACAGAAAGGAACACTGACTCACTGATACACCTGACCAGCATCTGCAGCAAGGACACTTTGATGTCATTTGGGTTGGAGAGGTATGATCGGCTCATGGCAAAAGCAGGACAGGGGGACAGCTACAAACACCTGGTGATTTTCCAAACACACTGGAACCAGGGGGGCAGAAATGAAGACAGCAACATCCAATGAGAGAATTAGACAGAAGCTGCTAAAGACAAGAGAAGAAAACTCATCACAGTGCACGGGCTACTCAACATAAGACTCAAGACCCAAAGTCAAAGTGACCCCTAAGGGTGAGCTGAAGAGAGGGTGTCTCATTCGGAAGCTGGAGTCCATGGACTAAGCCCCTCTGTGGACTGTGTTGCCGACACGTAGTGGAAGTGGCTCACATAAGGCAATCAGACTAATGGCTGGACCAAAAGGTTGTGTACAGAGGCGCTACTCACAGCAGGGGACCCAAGATGCAGGCTGAGCAAAGGAGCCTCGGAGATGAAGATGTATGTAGTAGCAGGATGCAAAATGCTGGCAGGGAAACATACACTGAGAGACATGACCAAGTGGCAGAGGTCACAAACAGGAGCATATGCAATGATAGGCCCTTACAGCAAgaaggggtgggtgggtgtgagatCTACATGAATACTGGGTTAATTATGTTGGGATTAGTTGTAGGTCTTTTCTCGCAAGATTGCTACAGTTTGGCTTTAAAGTTATGTACTGTTTATGTGTGAACTTTGACCCTGGCAGCACAGCCAGGACAACTTGAGGAAATGTCGGTCAAGACGAAGAATGGGAGAGGTGAGGTAAaccacatacactcaccggccactttattaggtacaccttgctagtactgggttggacccccttttgccttcagaactgccttaatccttcgcagcatagattcaacaaggtactggaaacattcctcagagagtctggtccatattgacatgatagcatcacacagttgctgcagatttatcggctgcacatccatgatgtgaatctcccgtttcaccacatcccaaaggtgctctattggattgaggtacaatactcaggtaggctgtggcgttgacacgatgctcaattggtactcatggcccaaagtgtgccaggaaatgCTATAGCCTcaaaacaagaacaaaaaagctTAAAAGTAAGTCACCAATATCTTTCACTATGAATAGCACTTTTTTGATTCTCCATACATGGACACAGAAACCTTCCTATTTGTAATATTTATGCTTCATCATAAGGCGTGCAGCGAGCATCTCCCACAAATCAgccaataaataaatgaaaaaacctACTTATAGAATCTGAAACTATTGTGCTAACACTGTAAAAAGGTCCCATAAGTGACACTGCACAACAAGATGACCCTGAAGACAAAATGGTCACCCCACCTCAG encodes:
- the LOC143485655 gene encoding GTPase IMAP family member 9-like produces the protein MGQTGSIPKLPQGSRGQLLRQHTWDCKSAGRNSTLQLVLIGPNNSGKSSLGNSILGRKAFETGGKTSVCRREHGEISSRAVTVVDTPGLTGKQERDEKVMSGIANVCEELPESTVVFLLVVPLSWNVKKPTGRSHMLSHMLDKVSHEPLIVLVTHEDGIHVEQPKHCVLQEGGLLELIVEQCGGHFHLVNTAKVDHALVSELLQEMENVNGEVEAEEKPTGMTFTPEGQTGKEEFKREPHFPKDERETRGGACGEAGVTEVGSYIFKQSLQDLVEQMRRKRKEEDELDRGRILEYKEQLQQLREKMTE
- the dnaja3b gene encoding dnaJ heat shock protein family (Hsp40) member A3b, translating into MSASTVGVSARWISKTFARLTTTCSPFTSSRTGDVRGLTIKRCRYCSPGLGTSLLRDDDGVTLRELSGLNSLSVSGSRSFHNSALRHEQQDFYSVLGIPRTATQKEIKKAYYQLAKKYHPDTNPDDPQAKEKFARLAEAYEVLSDEVKRTQYDTYGSAGPSGRGAEQQYWRGGATMDPEELFRKIFGDFAGARGFGDFSSLFEQPPEFVMELTFTQAAKGVNKEITVNLEDSCPRCEGEGHEPGTKVTPCHYCGGTGVESLNTGPFMMRSPCRRCGGRGSIMITPCVMCRGTGQTKQRQTVTVRVPAGVDDGQTVRVPLGKREIHVTFRVQRSPVFRRNGADIHSDAMISVAQAVLGGVARTQGLYSTIDIMIPAGIQMDQTIRLSGKGIARMGGGGYGDHYVHIKVRVPKKLTRRQRELMLSFAQEETDVEGTVNGVVRPPPGSSQCAGEEPSAEQNGEEDQPEKEESGFISRLKKMFS